Proteins from one Sabethes cyaneus chromosome 2, idSabCyanKW18_F2, whole genome shotgun sequence genomic window:
- the LOC128735650 gene encoding centriolin, with the protein MSFSSQRTFLYVPFRNEQPQRPNRKRSDGALKNYESCTDWRAWTLDPLLASQFILDVVHKSRPWKLFSRPGGDYELTRDYLLQLDASELTDYVLSLMTELRAAKMDAKKLEDSRLELGQQLASVQKLAKTCEQEREELIVSQQQLAVKFDPEQHERELADLKAIICNLKCKAKKYDSLVEENRRLRKKLQPSSEENSLTAKKTVTEKGCGDSECINCCRLSAELCIYKNQYDDLKQQRRVLMEQVQKGKIAQEKVSELKLELDDERSKVKRIQQRLEDSLRLCHHENQLTIRLLLRVDGELAGRLTRTERTVSSEIYLDSAKDHFCQLIPQDEP; encoded by the exons atGTCATTCTCCTCCCAAAGGACATTCCTGTACGTTCCATTTCGAAACGAGCAACCCCAACGGCCGAATAGAAAACGAAGCGATGGGgcattgaaaaattatgaatccTGTACCGATTGGCGAGCTTGGACGCTCGATCCACTTTTGGCGTCACAGTTCATTCTGGATGTGGTTCACAAATCGCGACCCTGGAAGTTGTTTTCCCGG CCAGGCGGTGATTATGAACTAACAAGGGACTATTTGCTTCAATTAGATGCTTCCGAACTGACTGACTATGTACTAAGTTTAATGACAGAACTCAGAGCAGCTAAGATGGATGCAAAGAAATTGGAAGATAGTCGCCTAGAGCTGGGACAACAGCTGGCTTCAGttcaaaaattagcgaaaacgtgCGAACAAGAACGGGAGGAACTTATTGTTAGCCAGCAACAATTAGCAGTTAAATTTGACCCGGAACAACATGAACGTGAACTAGCGGATCTTAAAGCTATCATCTGTAATTTGAAATGTAAAGCGAAAAAATATGACAGTTTAGTAGAAGAAAACCGACGGCTCCGAAAAAAATTGCAACCTTCGTCTGAGGAAAACTCGTTGACTGCAAAGAAAACTGTCACTGAGAAAGGCTGCGGTGATTCCGAGTGTATCAATTGCTGCAGGCTTAGTGCGGAACTGTGTATCTACAAAAATCAGTATGACGATTTGAAGCAACAGAGACGTGTTCTTATGGAACAGGTGCAGAAAGGAAAAATTGCACAAGAGAAGGTTTCCGAACTAAAACTGGAGCTGGATGATGAGCGCTCCAAAGTCAAACGGATTCAACAACGTTTAGAGGATTCCTTG CGCCTCTGCCACCATGAGAATCAACTTACGATACGACTGCTGCTGCGGGTTGACGGAGAGCTTGCTGGCCGTTTGACCCGAACCGAGCGAACCGTGTCATCGGAAATTTATCTAGATTCGGCAAAAGACCATTTCTGCCAGTTAATTCCACAGGACGAACCGTGA